From Candidatus Tisiphia endosymbiont of Melanophora roralis, a single genomic window includes:
- the hslU gene encoding ATP-dependent protease ATPase subunit HslU produces the protein MSINLKKKSMGLTPAKIVAELDRFIVGQYKAKKAVAIALRNRCRRRNVDEPLRQEIVPKNILMIGPTGVGKTEIARRLAKLSGSPFLKVEATKFTEVGYVGRDVESIIRDLVEIAVNTQKANAKKAVIANAHLKTVERILDALVGKSASTETREKFCRKLEKGELDNTEIEISIIDSGGLFGSSNFEIPGMPGAAMGVLNISDMIGKAIGTNKTKTKKMLVKDARLIISAEESEKLIDQEKITQDALVLVQNDGIVFLDEIDKITSRAEGKSSEISREGVQRDLLPIIEGTTVNTKHGPIETAHILFIASGAFHLSKPSDLLPELQGRLPIRVELSSLTKDDMIKILIEPESSLIKQYSALIATEGVKLKFTDNAIDKIATYAANVNLEVEDIGARRLHTILENLLEEISFNASDTKEKEIVIDEHFVDQQLSKIIKNLDLVKFIL, from the coding sequence ATGAGTATTAATCTTAAAAAAAAATCTATGGGATTAACTCCCGCTAAAATCGTAGCTGAACTTGATAGATTCATTGTTGGGCAATATAAAGCTAAAAAAGCTGTTGCGATAGCGTTGCGGAATCGCTGCAGACGTAGAAATGTAGACGAACCACTGCGTCAAGAAATCGTGCCAAAAAATATTTTAATGATAGGACCAACTGGCGTAGGTAAGACTGAAATCGCTAGGCGACTTGCTAAGCTTAGCGGCTCACCATTTCTTAAAGTAGAAGCAACAAAATTCACTGAAGTAGGATATGTTGGACGAGATGTTGAGTCAATAATACGAGACTTAGTGGAAATAGCTGTTAACACACAAAAAGCTAATGCTAAAAAAGCAGTGATTGCTAATGCACATTTAAAAACTGTAGAAAGGATTTTGGATGCTTTAGTCGGCAAATCAGCATCAACTGAAACTAGAGAGAAATTTTGTCGCAAGCTTGAAAAAGGTGAACTTGACAATACTGAAATTGAAATAAGTATAATAGATTCAGGTGGCTTATTTGGTAGTAGTAATTTTGAGATTCCTGGTATGCCAGGAGCTGCCATGGGCGTCTTAAATATTTCTGATATGATCGGCAAAGCTATCGGTACTAATAAAACAAAAACTAAGAAAATGCTGGTTAAAGATGCTCGTTTAATTATTTCTGCCGAAGAGTCAGAAAAATTGATCGATCAAGAAAAAATTACTCAAGATGCCTTAGTGCTAGTACAAAATGATGGTATAGTATTTTTGGATGAAATAGATAAAATTACCTCAAGAGCTGAGGGAAAAAGTTCAGAAATTAGTAGAGAAGGAGTGCAGAGAGATTTATTACCTATTATTGAGGGTACAACAGTTAATACAAAACATGGTCCTATAGAAACTGCTCATATATTATTTATAGCATCAGGTGCTTTTCATTTATCAAAACCATCTGATTTATTACCTGAATTGCAAGGAAGGCTACCTATTAGAGTAGAGTTAAGCTCACTCACTAAGGATGATATGATAAAAATTTTAATTGAACCAGAATCAAGTTTAATAAAACAATATTCAGCCTTAATCGCAACCGAAGGGGTAAAATTAAAATTTACTGATAATGCAATAGATAAAATTGCTACTTATGCAGCAAATGTTAATTTAGAAGTTGAAGATATTGGAGCAAGAAGATTACATACTATTCTAGAAAATTTATTGGAGGAGATAAGCTTTAATGCAAGTGATACGAAAGAAAAAGAGATAGTTATTGACGAACATTTTGTCGACCAGCAATTATCAAAAATTATAAAAAATCTTGATCTAGTAAAATTTATTTTATAA